In Kryptolebias marmoratus isolate JLee-2015 linkage group LG4, ASM164957v2, whole genome shotgun sequence, the following proteins share a genomic window:
- the cpne1 gene encoding copine-1 isoform X2: protein MADCVSKVELSVSCTNLLDKDVGSKSDPLCVLLQSSGGDKWTELGRTERVENSSDPSFSQRLRLDYHFETVQNLKLGIYDIDNSSSDLGDDDYLGGVELTLGQIVSSKTITRPLQLKKNKPAGKGTITVTAEEIKDNRAIVLELEAKKLDKKDTFGKSDPFLEIFKQGDGGKWQLVHRTEVVKNNLNPSWKKFSVPLQTFCSCDLEKPLKVDCSDHDSDGSHDLIGSFTTKVSELQKAGSGSPVEFDCIHPDKQKKKKSYKNSGVVSVKSCKLVTQYSFLDFVMGGCQINFTVGIDFTGSNGDPRSPQSLHYMSPDGLNQYLSALWSVGQVIQDYDSDKLFPAFGFGAKLPPNFEAAHHQFALNFNPSNPFCQGIQGIVEAYRMVLPKVKLSGPTNFSPIIDHVASIAFNASQINTPSQYFVLLILTDGEITDFDQTRDAIVRASRLPLSIIIVGVGPADFKAMELLDGDDGVLRSTVGEAISRDIVQFVPFRNFKDAPMASLAQSVLAEVPNQVVSYFKMRGLEPQKQAAPKP from the exons ATGGCAGACTGTGTCTCTAAGGTGGAGCTGAGTGTTTCCTGCACTAACCTGCTGGATAAAGATGTTGGATCGAAGTCGGATCCTCTATGTGTCCTGCTGCAGAGCTCAGGAGGAGACAAATGGACAGAA CTGGGTCGCACCGAACGTGTGGAGAACAGCTCCGATCCTTCCTTCAGTCAGCGCCTCAGACTGGATTATCACTTTGAGACGGTTCAGAATCTGAAGCTGGGGATCTATGATATTGATAACTCCTCCTCTGACCTGGGTGACGATGACTACCTGGGAGGGGTGGAGCTAACCCTGGGACAG ataGTTTCCAGTAAAACTATTACCAGACCTCTCCAGCTGAAGAAGAACAAGCCAGCAGGGAAAGGAACCATCACA GTCACTGCAGAGGAGATAAAGGACAACAGAGCCATTGTGTTGGAGCTGGAAGCTAAAAAACTCGACAAAAAG gaTACGTTTGGGAAGTCTGATCCATTCCTGGAGATTTTCAAACAAGGAGACGGCGGGAAATGGCAGCTGGTCCACAGAACTGAG gTGGTGAAGAACAATCTGAACCCCAGCTGGAAGAAGTTCTCCGTTCCTCTGCAGACGTTCTGCTCCTGTGACCTCGAAAAGCCCCTGAAG GTGGATTGTTCTGATCACGACAGCGACGGATCTCATGATCTGATCGGGTCTTTCACGACGAAGGTCTCCGAGTTGCAGAAAGCAGGAAGTGGCTCACCA GTGGAATTCGACTGCATCCACCCTgataaacagaagaagaagaaaagctacAAGAACTCTGGGGTTGTTTCTGTGAAGAGCTGTAAG ctggTGACTCAGTACAGCTTCTTGGACTTTGTGATGGGCGGCTGCCAGATCAACTTCACT GTTGGCATCGACTTCACCGGCTCAAACGGTGACCCACGCTCACCCCAGTCTCTCCACTACATGAGCCCCGACGGGCTGAACCAGTACCTGTCTGCTCTGTGGTCTGTGGGTCAGGTGATCCAGGATTATGACAG tgatAAACTCTTCCCAGCCTTTGGTTTTGGAGCCAAACTCCCTCCAAACTTTGAG GCGGCACATCATCAGTTCGCCCTCAACTTCAATCCCTCTAATCCCTTCTGCcaag GCATTCAGGGGATCGTGGAAGCCTACAGGATGGTTTTGCCGAAGGTCAAGCTGTCCGGACCCACGAACTTCTCTCCCATCATCGACCACGTTGCTTCCATCGCCTTCAACGCCAGTCAGATCAACACGCCTTCT CAATACTTtgtcctcctcatcctcaccgACGGTGAGATCACAGATTTCGATCAGACTCGGGACGCCATAGTTCGAGCATCGAGGCTGCCCTTGTCGATTATCATTGTGGGGGTGGGGCCGGCTGATTTTAAGGCCATGGAGCTTCTGGATGGAGACGACGGTGTGCTCAGGTCCACTGTGGGAGAAGCTATTTCCAGAGACATCGTCCAGTTTGTCCCGTTCAGAAATTTCAAAGAC GCTCCCATGGCTTCTCTGGCTCAGTCTGTCCTCGCTGAGGTCCCCAACCAGGTGGTGTCTTACTTCAAAATGAGAGGCCTGGAACCTCAGAAACAAGCTGCTCCCAAACCCTAA
- the cpne1 gene encoding copine-1 isoform X1, producing MAVVIRLQGLPIVAGTMDIRHFFSGLTIPDGGVHIVGGEHGEAFIVFATDEDARQGMMRTGGSIKGSKVSLLLSSKTEMQNMIELSRRRFETGAGAVEIAAPTAGNANRQASAASIPPVQSGAGGRSGSHGNQSFSNTPTSVTSVSSSQEQPSSKAAPTLANVLPSFHNSYGSALTITTALTSLSGGPPPITALPNMPSMPPMPTMPTIPVPPPVSTLPPVPSVNPLSQGPPIPPMSHLPHMSSLPPFNPSLPPPTGMGSGLPLGTPNPMLFNPLTPLASLGLQAHMKAAAAAATGAAGTNPDELYVVLQNLHFSCSEMEVRDFFRGLGVDGVRLQRDGHGRPNGRAMVKFFSPQDSFEALKLGGGMMGQRFIEISPGSDQQWASLGDSGIGLASHIGTKSSNSNESQDQQHRRGNAGTGGRDRDRSPHRQEFCVYLKGLPYEANKRQIKEFFKNLVIVEDSIYIAYGPNGRATGEGFLEFKSEEEYKVALASHMQYMGSRFIQVHPISRKGMLEKIDAIRKREATQGDSKNQDGLKSPRNCAHISNIPYNISRKDVRAFLEGVGIYEDTLKVLTDSHGNGLGQAIFQLRTEEDARKAERLHRQKLNGRDAFVHLVTFDQMKEIERNPPPQNKRGQRNQNQHNQNQNHNQQAQPNPQQPQINPFVGISGEDFNFLRNTMGNLGSSPFVTPFSAPGNGLAGPPPLPPMPARLGEVNIGVTPPLVPGIPGAPILEPPGFRPGAAGGPPFGQDALRGIVPFDNTNRKGNTGAQNRGGGGPNNSQGRPAGGEQVFTPGAEGLCNQPVPGGSTNPSNQHGAAGPTIVKLQNMPFTVTVDEIMDFFYGYQVLPGSVCLQFNEKGLPTGEAMVAFQNHEEAAAAVMELNDRPIGARKVKISLG from the coding sequence ATGGCAGTAGTCATCAGGCTCCAGGGTCTGCCCATAGTGGCCGGCACCATGGACATCAGACACTTCTTCTCTGGCCTCACCATTCCTGACGGTGGAGTGCACATTGTGGGGGGTGAACATGGTGAAGCCTTCATCGTGTTTGCCACTGATGAGGATGCTCGACAAGGGATGATGCGAACGGGTGGGTCCATCAAAGGCTCCAAAGTGTCACTGTTGCTTAGTAGCAAGACAGAAATGCAGAACATGATTGAACTTAGCCGCCGTAGATTTGAAACTGGAGCAGGAGCTGTTGAGATAGCTGCACCCACAGCAGGAAATGCTAACCGACAAGCAAGTGCGGCCTCCATACCCCCTGTGCAGTCAGGGGCAGGAGGACGGTCTGGTAGCCATGGAAATCAGAGTTTCAGTAACACCCCAACCTCGGTGACATCAGTAAGCTCATCTCAAGAACAACCAAGCAGCAAAGCAGCACCTACCCTAGCCAATGTGTTGCCAAGTTTCCATAATAGCTACGGCTCAGCCCTTACAATCACCACAGCTCTGACATCACTCAGTGGAGGTCCCCCACCCATCACTGCACTTCCTAACATGCCTTCCATGCCTCCTATGCCCACTATGCCCACAATTCCAGTTCCTCCTCCTGTGTCTACCCTCCCTCCTGTCCCTTCTGTTAATCCATTATCCCAGGGACCTCCAATACCCCCTATGTCTCACCTTCCTCATATGTCTTCCCTACCTCCCTTTAATCCCTCCCTTCCTCCACCAACAGGAATGGGCTCAGGCCTCCCTCTTGGGACCCCCAACCCCATGCTGTTTAACCCTCTTACTCCTCTGGCCTCACTTGGCCTTCAGGCTCATatgaaagctgctgctgcagcagccacTGGGGCAGCAGGAACAAATCCGGATGAATTGTATGTCGTCCTGCAAAATCTTCATTTCTCCTGCTCAGAGATGGAAGTCAGGGATTTTTTTCGCGGCCTTGGGGTGGATGGGGTTCGCCTGCAGAGGGATGGGCATGGTCGGCCAAATGGCAGGGCTATGGTTAAGTTCTTCTCACCCCAGGACAGTTTTGAGGCTTTGAAGCTAGGTGGTGGCATGATGGGCCAAAGATTCATTGAGATCAGCCCAGGCTCTGATCAACAGTGGGCCAGCCTTGGTGACAGTGGGATAGGCCTTGCTTCTCACATTGGTACCAAATCAAGTAACAGCAATGAGTCACAGGATCAGCAGCACCGCCGTGGTAATGCTGGGACAGGAGGCAGAGATCGAGACAGATCACCTCACAGGCAGGAGTTCTGCGTCTATCTGAAGGGTCTCCCTTATGAAGCCAACAAAAGACAGATTAAGGAGTTCTTTAAGAATTTGGTTATTGTGGAAGACAGCATCTACATTGCCTATGGTCCAAATGGGCGTGCTACAGGAGAGGGTTTCCTTGAGTTCAAATCTGAAGAGGAATACAAGGTTGCTCTTGCCTCTCACATGCAGTATATGGGATCTCGCTTCATCCAGGTACATCCAATCAGTCGAAAGGGAATGCTTGAAAAGATTGATGCTATCCGTAAACGTGAAGCAACACAGGGTGACAGCAAGAACCAAGATGGCTTGAAATCTCCTAGGAATTGTGCCCACATTTCCAATATCCCTTATAACATCTCCAGGAAGGATGTTCGCGCCTTCCTTGAAGGTGTGGGAATCTATGAAGACACCCTGAAAGTCCTGACAGATAGCCATGGGAATGGTTTAGGGCAAGCCATCTTCCAGTTGCGAACTGAGGAAGATGCCCGCAAAGCTGAAAGGCTGCACCGGCAAAAGCTCAATGGCCGTGATGCCTTTGTCCATTTGGTAACCTTTGATCAGATGAAGGAAATTGAGAGAAATCCTCCACCTCAAAACAAGAGGGGTCAACGTAACCAGAACCAGCAcaatcaaaaccaaaaccacaacCAGCAAGCCCAGCCCAATCCCCAGCAGCCTCAGATTAACCCTTTTGTTGGAATTAGTGGCGAGGACTTTAATTTCCTTAGAAACACCATGGGGAACCTCGGCAGTAGCCCCTTTGTAACTCCATTCTCTGCCCCAGGAAATGGACTGGCAGgccctcctcccctccctccgATGCCTGCCAGGCTAGGTGAAGTGAATATAGGTGTTACTCCTCCATTAGTTCCAGGAATTCCAGGAGCACCAATCTTGGAGCCACCTGGCTTTCgacctggagctgctggaggacctCCATTCGGCCAAGATGCACTTAGAGGCATTGTACCTTTTGACAACACCAACAGAAAAGGAAATACAGGAGCAcagaacagaggaggaggagggcccAACAACAGCCAGGGGCGCCCAGCTGGTGGAGAGCAGGTGTTCACTCCAGGTGCCGAAGGCCTCTGCAACCAGCCAGTCCCAGGAGGATCTACTAATCCCAGCAATCAGCATGGTGCTGCTGGCCCAACAATTGTGAAACTTCAGAACATGCCGTTTACTGTTACTGTGGATGAGATCATGGACTTTTTCTACGGCTACCAGGTGCTGCCAGGCTCAGTCTGCTTACAGTTCAATGAGAAAGGTTTGCCAACTGGTGAGGCCATGGTGGCCTTCCAGAACCATGAggaggctgctgctgcagtcATGGAACTCAATGACAGACCTATAGGGGCACGCAAGGTCAAGATAAGCCTGGGTTAA
- the nfs1 gene encoding cysteine desulfurase, mitochondrial, with amino-acid sequence MLSPGRTVSSRLLRPASWLPFRLGSERGAASSLQKELIKKHELGKDELRPLYMDFQATTPMDPRVLDAMLPYQVNYYGNPHSRTHAYGWESESAMEKARKQVADLIGADPREIIFTSGATESNNMAIKGVARFYKTKRGHVITTQTEHKCVLDSCRILEAEGFDITYLPVQKNGLLDLELLEASIRPDTSLVSVMTVNNEIGVKQPIMEIGQICRSKGVFFHTDAAQAVGKIPISVSNCKVDLMSISGHKIYGPKGVGALYVRRRPRVRLEPLQNGGGQERGLRSGTVPTPLVVGLGAACSVAQKEMEYDHQRVSMLANRLVQKIMSEIPEVIMNGDPEQRYPGCINLSFAYVEGESLLMALKDVALSSGSACTSASLEPSYVLRAIGTDEDLAHSSIRFGIGRFTTEEEVDYTAEKCIQQVHRLREMSPLWEMVQEGIDLKTIKWSQH; translated from the exons AGTTGATCAAGAAACACGAGCTGGGGAAAGATGAGCTGCGGCCTCTTTACATGGACTTCCAGGCGACCACTCCCATG gACCCCCGAGTGCTGGATGCCATGTTGCCCTACCAGGTGAATTACTACGGTAACCCACACTCCAGGACTCATGCCTACGGCTGGGAGAGTGAGAGCGCCATGGAGAAAGCCAGGAAG CAGGTCGCTGATCTCATTGGAGCCGATCCCAGAGAAATCATCTTCACCAGTGGAGCCACCGAGTCCAACAACATGGCCATTAAG GGCGTGGCCAGATTCTACAAAACCAAGAGGGGTCATGTGATCACCACACAGACCGAACATAAATGTGTCCTGGACTCATGTCGAATTCTGGAGGCTGAAGGTTTCGATATAACTTACCTTCCAGTGCAGAAGAATGGACTGCTGGACCTGGAG ctgttggaggcCTCCATCCGCCCCGACACCTCGCTGGTGTCAGTGATGACCGTCAATAACGAGATTGGAGTCAAGCAGCCCATCATGGAAATTG GCCAGATTTGTCGATCCAAAGGCGTTTTTTTCCACACGGACGCTGCTCAGGCTGTTGGAAAGATTCCCATCAGTGTCTCTAACTGCAAGGTTGATCTGATGTCCATCAGTGGTCACAAGATCTACGGACCCAAAG gtGTTGGTGCCTTGTATGTACGACGCCGGCCGCGAGTCCGTTTGGAGCCACTGCAGAACGGGGGCGGGCAGGAGAGGGGTCTTCGCTCCGGCACCGTTCCCACTCCGCTGGTTGTCGGTCTGGGAGCTGCCTGCAGCGTCGCCCAAAAGGAGATGGAG tacGATCATCAGAGAGTGTCCATGCTTGCTAATCGACTGGTCCAGAAGATCATGTCAGAGATTCCTGAAGTCATCATGAATGGAGACCCAGAACAACGTTACCCCG GCTGCATAAACCTTTCCTTTGCCTACGTGGAGGGAGAGAGTCTGCTGATGGCTCTGAAGGATGTTGCTCTGTCATCTGGAAG TGCTTGTACGTCAGCGTCTCTGGAGCCGTCGTACGTCCTCAGAGCCATCGGAACAGACGAAGACCTGGCTCACTCCTCCATCAG GTTTGGTATCGGCAGGTtcaccacagaagaagaggtcgactacacagcagaaaaatgcatCCAGCAGGTCCACAGACTCCGAGAGATGAG TCCTTTATGGGAGATGGTCCAGGAAGGCATTGACCTGAAGACTATCAAGTGGTCGCAGCACTGA